In Roseisolibacter agri, the following proteins share a genomic window:
- the hemC gene encoding hydroxymethylbilane synthase yields MTHSLRLGTRGSALAMTQARLVAAALRETHPDVAIEIVTITTKGDVRTDVPLAAIGGSGLFATELENALRAGEIDLAVHSAKDLPSTLAADMALAAFLEREDPRDVLVSRAGTLRELPHGARVGTSSPRRACQLRALRPDLTLLDIRGNVDTRLRKLDAGEYDAIVLAAAGLNRLGLIARATEHLAPADMLPQVGQGAIAVEVRADDARTHALVAALDHARTRAAVVAERAFLARLGAGCAAPTGAHATLHADGTLTVEGLIGHADGRTLRVGATGPVEHAATLGAAVAETLLADGGDALLRESGLRVGAVG; encoded by the coding sequence GTGACGCACTCGTTGAGGCTCGGCACGCGCGGCAGCGCGCTCGCCATGACGCAGGCGCGCCTGGTCGCGGCGGCGCTGCGCGAGACGCATCCCGACGTCGCGATCGAGATCGTGACCATCACGACGAAGGGCGACGTGCGCACCGACGTGCCGCTCGCCGCGATCGGCGGGAGCGGGCTGTTCGCGACGGAGCTGGAGAACGCGCTCCGCGCCGGCGAGATCGACCTCGCGGTGCACAGCGCGAAGGACCTGCCGTCGACGCTGGCGGCGGACATGGCGCTGGCGGCGTTCCTGGAGCGCGAGGATCCGCGCGACGTGCTCGTGTCGCGCGCCGGCACGCTGCGCGAGCTGCCGCACGGCGCGCGCGTCGGCACGAGCAGCCCGCGGCGCGCCTGCCAGCTGCGCGCGCTGCGCCCCGACCTCACGCTGCTCGACATCCGCGGCAACGTCGACACGCGGCTCCGCAAGCTGGACGCGGGCGAGTACGACGCGATCGTGCTCGCGGCGGCGGGGCTCAACCGACTCGGCCTCATCGCGCGCGCGACCGAACACCTCGCGCCAGCGGACATGCTGCCGCAGGTGGGCCAGGGCGCGATCGCGGTCGAGGTGCGCGCCGACGACGCGCGCACCCACGCCCTCGTCGCCGCGCTGGACCACGCCCGCACCCGCGCGGCCGTCGTCGCCGAGCGCGCCTTCCTGGCGCGGCTGGGCGCGGGGTGCGCGGCGCCGACCGGCGCGCACGCGACGCTGCACGCCGACGGCACGCTGACGGTGGAGGGGCTCATCGGCCACGCGGACGGGCGCACGCTGCGCGTCGGCGCCACCGGCCCCGTGGAGCACGCCGCCACGCTCGGCGCCGCGGTCGCGGAGACGCTGCTCGCCGACGGCGGCGACGCGCTGCTGCGCGAGTCGGGGCTGCGCGTGGGAGCCGTGGGGTGA
- the hemH gene encoding ferrochelatase: protein MSDTTPAGRTGILLLAYGTPETPDQVEPYFTHIRGGRPPSPESVAHLRHRYEAVGGRTPLTALTEAVRAGVAERLRARGHDVPVYVGMKHWTPWIADVVARMKADGITRVVCVVLAPHYSRFSVGGYQRYLFEGMHTHDVHFDVDFVEQWHDDPGFVDVAAALVREELAHWPADRRDDVTVIFSAHSLPERIRTWGDPYEAQLEESARLVSERAGLTGYRRAWQSAGNTGEPWIGPDILDFLPELQAEGVRDVLQMPIGFVCDHLEILYDLDVEAQQKAEELGITYRRTRLPNARPDFVDAFTAICERAIRGENVARVDTPPPTTRRRDELAEGASPIHAEGGRPASAAH, encoded by the coding sequence ATGAGCGACACGACTCCCGCCGGCCGCACCGGCATCCTGCTGCTGGCGTACGGCACGCCCGAGACGCCCGACCAGGTCGAGCCGTACTTCACGCACATCCGCGGCGGACGGCCGCCGTCGCCCGAGTCGGTCGCGCACCTGCGCCACCGCTACGAGGCGGTGGGCGGGCGCACGCCGCTGACGGCGCTCACCGAGGCGGTGCGCGCGGGCGTCGCGGAGCGGCTGCGGGCGCGCGGGCACGACGTGCCGGTGTACGTCGGCATGAAGCACTGGACGCCGTGGATCGCGGACGTCGTCGCGCGCATGAAGGCCGACGGCATCACGCGTGTCGTCTGCGTCGTGCTGGCGCCGCACTACTCGCGCTTCAGCGTCGGCGGCTACCAGCGCTACCTGTTCGAGGGGATGCACACGCACGACGTGCACTTCGACGTCGACTTCGTGGAGCAGTGGCACGACGACCCGGGCTTCGTGGACGTCGCCGCGGCGCTCGTGCGCGAGGAGCTGGCGCACTGGCCGGCAGATCGTCGCGACGACGTGACGGTGATCTTCAGCGCGCACTCGCTGCCGGAGCGCATCCGCACGTGGGGCGACCCGTACGAGGCGCAGCTGGAGGAGAGCGCGCGCCTGGTGAGCGAGCGCGCGGGGCTGACCGGCTACCGCCGCGCGTGGCAGAGCGCGGGGAACACCGGCGAGCCGTGGATCGGGCCGGACATCCTCGACTTCCTGCCCGAGCTGCAGGCGGAAGGCGTGCGCGACGTGCTGCAGATGCCGATCGGCTTCGTGTGCGACCACCTCGAGATCCTGTACGACCTGGACGTCGAGGCGCAGCAGAAGGCGGAGGAGCTGGGGATCACCTACCGCCGCACGCGCCTGCCGAACGCGCGCCCCGACTTCGTGGACGCGTTCACGGCGATCTGCGAGCGCGCGATCCGCGGCGAGAACGTCGCGCGCGTGGACACGCCGCCGCCGACGACGCGCCGCCGCGACGAGCTGGCGGAGGGCGCCTCGCCCATTCATGCAGAGGGTGGACGCCCCGCGTCCGCCGCGCACTGA
- the hemE gene encoding uroporphyrinogen decarboxylase produces the protein MTVPPKPEPTGLFERATRRLPVERTPVWFMRQAGRTLPEYRKLRERWTLLQMCADPALCAEVTLQPMRRMPLDAAVMFGDIMLPLVGIGVDLDIVEGVGPVIAHPIRDLAGVAALRDLEPEADVPAAIEAVRLVRAALEPERAVLGFAGAPFTLAAYLVEGRPTRDFAKTKALMLGAPDVWAALMERLVAIVVRFMRANAQAGVSALQLFDSWVGALSVTDYDRHVRPWTQQVFAGLRDLDVPLVHFGTGCSHLLDQMKDDGAHIIGLDWRTPLDEAWARVGHDKGVQGNLDPAALSAPADVVAAAAREVLDRAAGRPGHVFNLGHGMLPHTPLANIERVVEVVQTYRPSTVVTDAMAPAA, from the coding sequence GTGACCGTCCCTCCCAAGCCCGAGCCCACGGGGCTCTTCGAGCGCGCCACGCGCCGCCTCCCCGTCGAGCGCACGCCCGTCTGGTTCATGCGCCAGGCCGGCCGCACGCTGCCCGAGTACCGGAAGCTGCGCGAGCGGTGGACGCTGCTGCAGATGTGCGCGGATCCCGCGCTGTGCGCCGAGGTGACGCTGCAGCCCATGCGCCGGATGCCGCTCGACGCGGCGGTGATGTTCGGCGACATCATGCTGCCGCTGGTGGGCATCGGGGTCGACCTCGACATCGTCGAGGGCGTCGGGCCCGTGATCGCGCACCCCATCCGCGACCTCGCGGGCGTGGCCGCGCTGCGCGACCTCGAGCCCGAGGCCGACGTGCCGGCGGCGATCGAGGCCGTGCGACTCGTGCGTGCGGCGCTCGAGCCCGAGCGCGCGGTGCTGGGCTTCGCGGGCGCGCCGTTCACGCTGGCGGCGTACCTCGTCGAGGGCCGGCCGACGCGCGACTTCGCGAAGACCAAGGCGCTCATGCTGGGCGCCCCGGACGTGTGGGCGGCGCTGATGGAGCGGCTGGTGGCGATCGTCGTCCGCTTCATGCGCGCCAACGCGCAGGCCGGCGTCAGCGCGCTGCAGCTGTTCGACAGCTGGGTCGGCGCGCTGAGCGTGACCGACTACGATCGGCACGTGCGGCCGTGGACGCAGCAGGTGTTCGCGGGGCTGCGGGATCTCGACGTGCCGCTCGTGCATTTCGGGACCGGGTGCTCGCACCTGCTCGACCAGATGAAGGACGACGGCGCGCACATCATCGGCCTCGACTGGCGCACGCCGCTGGACGAGGCGTGGGCGCGCGTCGGCCACGACAAGGGCGTGCAGGGCAACCTCGATCCCGCGGCGCTGTCGGCGCCGGCGGACGTCGTGGCCGCGGCCGCGCGCGAGGTGCTCGACCGCGCCGCGGGTCGCCCCGGCCACGTCTTCAACCTCGGCCACGGGATGCTGCCGCACACGCCGCTGGCGAACATCGAGCGCGTCGTCGAGGTCGTGCAGACGTACCGGCCGTCGACCGTCGTGACGGACGCCATGGCGCCCGCCGCCTGA
- the hemA gene encoding glutamyl-tRNA reductase, producing the protein MHVLVVGLHARLAPLALRERVAFVPGEDASRAVAAAVGVPEAMVLSTCNRVEVYAAGPRAALDGAADRLLAFLAARADVAPERLRAYAHVQAGPATARHLCRVAAGLDSVMLGETQIVGQLKRAAEESRAAGTMGGTLQRLVCTALAAGRRARARLAPASGPTSVAQAAVRAIGGAPALAGRTVVVLGAGETAAEVLRLIEHGGAARMVVLNRTAARGQALAWRHGADSEAWEARAVALASADVIFACTGAASPVVTPAHLAADVGGAPRGPRLVVDLGVPRNVDPEVAALPGVALWDVDALAGNPGAARDAVEAEAEAQRWADRYERWLANRPVVPMIARLKEGAERVRERELARALARLDGLDEREQAVVRELATRLVNKLLHPPMAALAADPDAHELAASAHRLFGFAPDSPSQSA; encoded by the coding sequence GTGCACGTCCTCGTCGTCGGTCTCCATGCTCGGCTCGCGCCGCTCGCGCTGCGCGAGCGCGTGGCGTTCGTGCCGGGCGAGGACGCGTCGCGGGCCGTGGCCGCCGCGGTCGGGGTGCCCGAGGCGATGGTGCTCTCGACCTGCAACCGGGTCGAGGTGTACGCGGCCGGGCCGCGGGCGGCGCTCGACGGCGCGGCCGACCGGCTGCTCGCCTTCCTCGCCGCGCGGGCGGACGTCGCCCCCGAGCGGCTGCGCGCCTACGCGCACGTGCAGGCGGGGCCCGCGACCGCGCGCCACCTCTGTCGCGTGGCGGCGGGGCTCGACTCGGTGATGCTGGGCGAGACCCAGATCGTCGGTCAGCTGAAGCGGGCGGCCGAGGAGTCGCGGGCGGCGGGGACGATGGGCGGGACGCTGCAGCGGCTCGTGTGCACCGCGCTGGCCGCCGGCCGCCGGGCGCGGGCGCGGCTCGCCCCGGCGTCGGGCCCCACGTCGGTGGCGCAGGCCGCGGTGCGCGCGATCGGCGGCGCGCCCGCGCTGGCCGGCCGCACCGTCGTCGTGCTGGGCGCCGGCGAGACGGCGGCCGAGGTGCTGCGGCTGATCGAGCACGGGGGCGCGGCGCGAATGGTGGTGCTGAACCGGACCGCTGCGCGTGGCCAGGCGCTCGCCTGGCGCCATGGTGCCGACAGCGAAGCGTGGGAGGCGCGGGCCGTGGCACTGGCGTCGGCCGACGTGATCTTCGCCTGCACCGGGGCCGCGTCGCCCGTCGTGACGCCGGCGCACCTGGCCGCGGACGTCGGCGGGGCGCCGCGCGGGCCGCGGCTGGTGGTGGACCTGGGCGTCCCCCGCAACGTCGACCCCGAGGTCGCCGCGCTCCCCGGCGTCGCGCTGTGGGACGTGGACGCGCTGGCCGGGAACCCCGGCGCCGCCCGCGACGCCGTGGAGGCGGAGGCCGAGGCGCAGCGCTGGGCCGACCGGTACGAGCGGTGGCTGGCGAACCGCCCCGTCGTGCCGATGATCGCCCGCCTGAAGGAGGGCGCCGAGCGGGTCCGGGAGCGCGAGCTGGCGCGCGCGCTGGCGCGACTGGATGGCCTCGATGAGCGCGAGCAGGCCGTGGTGCGCGAGTTGGCGACCCGTCTGGTCAACAAGCTCCTCCACCCGCCGATGGCCGCGCTCGCGGCCGATCCGGACGCGCACGAGCTGGCGGCGTCGGCGCACCGGCTCTTCGGCTTCGCGCCCGACTCGCCTTCGCAATCGGCCTAG